A stretch of the uncultured Desulfobacter sp. genome encodes the following:
- the ccsA gene encoding cytochrome c biogenesis protein CcsA, whose product MNIPFILLQCATFFYLISTAGYFCYLFHQKDRIQQTAFGAVGIGAIVHLFAIVLQSAALGGLPIYTLGQSLSMAGLSLAAMFIYTQYRFRLKILGVYATAMISVLMIASILLPEAAKAPDKIYKGIFFFGHIILIFSGEAMLALACGAGILYLLQEQGIKGKSPGFFYRRLPSLDFLDAVSYTCITTGFALLTFGLVTGFIYARSVWGSFWRWDVKEVFSLGAWLVYAALLHLRLYSGWRGRNSAVMSVIAFVILIFTFLGVNFFLGGHHQGFTQ is encoded by the coding sequence ATGAATATTCCTTTTATCCTTTTGCAGTGCGCAACCTTTTTTTACCTGATCAGCACCGCCGGATATTTTTGCTATCTTTTTCACCAGAAAGACCGGATACAGCAGACCGCCTTTGGCGCTGTGGGTATCGGGGCCATCGTTCATCTGTTTGCCATTGTTCTGCAAAGCGCGGCACTTGGGGGCCTGCCCATCTATACCCTTGGCCAAAGCCTGTCCATGGCAGGCCTGTCCCTTGCTGCCATGTTCATTTATACCCAGTACCGGTTTCGTTTAAAAATTCTTGGTGTGTATGCAACGGCCATGATCAGTGTCCTGATGATTGCATCTATTTTACTGCCCGAGGCAGCCAAGGCCCCGGACAAGATATACAAGGGCATTTTCTTTTTCGGGCATATTATACTCATTTTCAGTGGGGAGGCGATGCTTGCCCTGGCCTGCGGTGCCGGGATTCTTTATCTGCTTCAAGAGCAGGGAATTAAAGGCAAGAGTCCGGGATTCTTTTACAGGCGGCTGCCCTCTTTGGATTTTTTGGATGCCGTATCTTATACTTGTATTACCACAGGGTTTGCCTTGCTGACTTTTGGCCTTGTCACCGGCTTTATTTATGCCAGATCCGTATGGGGCAGTTTCTGGCGATGGGATGTGAAAGAGGTATTTTCCCTGGGTGCCTGGCTGGTGTATGCAGCCCTTTTGCATCTTCGGCTTTATTCGGGCTGGCGGGGGCGCAATTCCGCGGTCATGTCCGTGATTGCTTTTGTGATATTAATTTTTACCTTCCTGGGGGTGAATTTTTTCCTTGGCGGGCATCACCAGGGGTTTACCCAATAA
- a CDS encoding Hsp70 family protein, whose translation MSPIFGIDFGTSNSALAASVDGRVQLLDIDPGNPLSNSLKSILYFIKEEGQHLSFVGYEGVKQYIDNGAEGRYMQSIKSFLSDTSFQQTNVYGKNYTIEELIAYLLKTMKERGEKIIDRDVDQVVLGRPVVFSTDEEREETATRRLIKAAELAGFKEISLQMEPVAAARAYENSLVSKQEQIVLVGDFGAGSSDFTVLRVGNPPHAGDRQKDILSVGGLYIGGDNFDALIMRHKVAKYYGTDVKVKSMFSDNLTGLSPLVLSHLMQWHRIPWLRRPQTLGSIKELKVCAGLRDKRLLENLERLISDNYGYLLFRAIESAKCRLSDHDDATVNFKDYGIVIEESVTKTAFEDMIQDLVAQIDDCVADTLANAGVTPAQLNAVFLTGGSSYIPMIRAVFESRLGADKIKTADAFTSVAYGLGLEASLMK comes from the coding sequence ATGTCCCCTATATTTGGCATTGATTTTGGTACCTCTAACTCTGCCCTGGCTGCAAGTGTTGACGGCCGGGTCCAACTTTTAGATATCGATCCGGGTAATCCCCTTTCAAATTCTTTGAAATCCATTCTTTATTTTATTAAGGAAGAGGGACAACATCTCTCCTTTGTGGGCTATGAAGGGGTCAAACAATATATCGACAACGGTGCCGAAGGCCGGTACATGCAGTCGATTAAATCTTTTTTGTCGGACACGTCCTTTCAACAAACAAATGTCTACGGTAAAAATTACACCATAGAAGAGTTGATTGCTTATCTGCTCAAGACCATGAAAGAGCGAGGGGAAAAAATTATCGACCGTGATGTGGACCAGGTTGTACTGGGCCGTCCGGTTGTGTTTTCCACAGATGAAGAACGGGAAGAAACCGCAACACGGCGACTGATCAAAGCAGCCGAGCTTGCCGGGTTCAAGGAGATTTCCCTGCAGATGGAGCCGGTTGCCGCTGCCCGGGCCTATGAAAATAGCCTGGTTTCAAAACAGGAACAGATTGTGCTGGTGGGCGACTTTGGTGCGGGCAGTTCTGATTTTACCGTGCTCAGGGTGGGCAATCCCCCACATGCCGGAGACAGGCAAAAGGACATTCTTTCCGTTGGCGGGCTTTATATCGGCGGGGATAATTTTGATGCCCTGATCATGCGCCACAAGGTGGCAAAATATTATGGTACGGATGTGAAAGTCAAATCCATGTTCAGTGACAATCTTACGGGATTGTCGCCCTTGGTTTTGAGCCATCTGATGCAATGGCACCGCATCCCATGGCTTCGGCGACCCCAAACCCTTGGGAGTATAAAAGAACTCAAGGTCTGTGCCGGGCTTAGAGACAAGCGCCTGCTGGAAAATCTGGAACGTTTGATCAGTGATAATTATGGGTATCTGTTATTCCGGGCCATCGAATCGGCCAAATGCCGACTGTCAGACCACGATGACGCCACGGTCAATTTCAAGGATTACGGCATCGTCATTGAAGAGTCTGTCACAAAAACGGCGTTTGAAGATATGATCCAGGATTTGGTTGCGCAGATAGACGACTGCGTGGCAGATACCCTTGCCAATGCCGGTGTCACGCCTGCACAGCTTAATGCCGTGTTTCTGACCGGCGGATCTTCATATATCCCCATGATCCGGGCCGTCTTTGAGTCCCGCCTGGGCGCAGATAAGATTAAAACCGCCGATGCGTTTACCAGTGTGGCCTATGGGCTTGGCCTTGAAGCAAGTTTGATGAAATAA
- a CDS encoding nucleoside recognition domain-containing protein codes for MEILLSSMMFTLDLVFRMGSVMFISLFGVELFMQMGLMRYLKPVGKPVARAARLPIETAFCFLAAIGSMIAAHTMAAQFHADGRLDNRELRLTGVLNTVPFHLKETLTFQLPIVLPLLGARLAMIYITAFWLTGALKLCYVLVRGRMRSNGAEPLESGDDPFSAYECSPDDPNCLHRSFNQLLKDAWDARKKMFFKMIGVLAVVTLLVQVLTESGMLSWVETGIAPLTSALGLSPAVIGPLTTYIFSPVAGISYMSTLLTQNSITGYEAITALIAGGLLMIPVTRLRRTLPRYIAIYGGRNGTAICVLTMAFGLLSRILVLVWILLFY; via the coding sequence ATGGAAATTTTATTATCTTCAATGATGTTTACCCTGGACCTGGTGTTTCGAATGGGTTCGGTCATGTTTATCAGTCTTTTCGGGGTGGAGCTGTTCATGCAGATGGGGCTGATGCGCTACCTGAAACCTGTTGGAAAGCCTGTGGCAAGGGCCGCCCGGCTGCCCATCGAAACAGCGTTTTGTTTTTTAGCCGCAATAGGCTCCATGATTGCGGCTCACACCATGGCCGCCCAATTCCATGCAGACGGACGGCTGGATAACCGTGAATTAAGGCTAACCGGCGTCCTCAACACGGTGCCCTTTCACCTCAAAGAGACCCTGACCTTTCAGCTGCCCATCGTTCTGCCTCTGCTGGGTGCCCGACTGGCCATGATTTACATTACGGCCTTCTGGCTTACCGGCGCATTGAAACTTTGTTATGTATTGGTTCGTGGAAGGATGCGGAGCAATGGCGCAGAACCGTTGGAATCAGGGGATGATCCGTTTTCGGCCTATGAATGCTCACCGGACGATCCGAATTGTCTTCACCGCAGTTTTAACCAGCTTTTAAAAGACGCCTGGGATGCCCGGAAAAAAATGTTTTTCAAAATGATCGGTGTGCTGGCGGTTGTGACCCTGCTCGTTCAGGTGTTGACTGAGTCGGGCATGCTCTCCTGGGTAGAGACGGGTATTGCCCCTTTGACCTCCGCCCTTGGCCTCTCCCCGGCCGTCATTGGCCCGCTCACCACCTACATATTCAGTCCGGTTGCGGGGATCAGCTACATGTCGACCCTTTTAACCCAAAACAGCATCACCGGATATGAAGCGATCACAGCCCTGATCGCGGGCGGACTTCTTATGATACCCGTCACCCGCCTGCGCCGGACTCTGCCTCGGTATATCGCCATTTACGGGGGCCGTAACGGTACTGCCATCTGTGTTTTGACCATGGCGTTCGGTCTTTTGTCCAGAATACTGGTTCTGGTCTGGATTCTCCTTTTTTACTAA
- a CDS encoding bifunctional precorrin-2 dehydrogenase/sirohydrochlorin ferrochelatase, protein MKKTKRQYILNPLLKQGRIRDEVMDYYPIFLDVKDRCCLVVGGGAVGTRKALGLARAGARVTVVSLGFSDELLGMPLSAISLKEKEFEDSDLVGMSLAFAATDNMQLNARIRQAAQKKNILCNIADGRDKGDFILPAVVDRGELLFAVSTCGASPALSRRLRMALEAQFGPEYGILATLLGRIRAILLEQGHDPKGHRKVFRALLDADLPEKIAAGHTRQIDAVLAKVLDDGFSLERLMPDFGTREF, encoded by the coding sequence TTGAAAAAAACTAAGAGGCAATATATATTAAACCCCCTGCTCAAACAAGGGCGAATAAGGGATGAGGTGATGGATTACTATCCGATTTTTTTAGATGTTAAAGATAGATGCTGCCTTGTGGTCGGCGGTGGTGCAGTGGGAACAAGAAAGGCGTTGGGTCTTGCCCGGGCAGGTGCCCGGGTTACCGTGGTCAGCCTTGGCTTTTCAGATGAATTGTTGGGTATGCCGTTGTCCGCCATCTCCTTAAAAGAAAAAGAATTTGAAGATTCGGATCTGGTCGGCATGAGCCTGGCTTTTGCCGCCACAGATAATATGCAGTTAAATGCCAGGATACGGCAGGCTGCACAAAAGAAAAATATATTGTGCAATATTGCTGACGGCCGGGACAAAGGTGATTTTATACTGCCGGCTGTGGTGGACAGAGGCGAGCTGTTGTTTGCCGTCTCCACCTGCGGGGCAAGTCCGGCACTTTCAAGACGTCTGCGAATGGCCCTTGAAGCACAGTTTGGCCCTGAATATGGTATTCTTGCAACCCTTTTAGGCCGCATCAGAGCCATTTTGCTGGAACAGGGACATGATCCCAAGGGGCACCGCAAGGTTTTTCGTGCCCTGCTTGATGCTGATTTGCCTGAAAAAATTGCTGCAGGACACACCCGGCAGATTGATGCCGTGCTTGCCAAGGTCCTGGATGATGGTTTCAGCCTGGAACGGCTGATGCCCGATTTCGGTACCAGGGAGTTTTGA
- the hemA gene encoding glutamyl-tRNA reductase, translated as MSKIILIGASHKTAPVELREKLSFSQEEIETALDFIKQDSGIKEGLVFSTCNRLEFLYIPKAGDEKHNDRIDAVLAFISELKQLPVSGFKSSLYIHTDDDAVRHLFCVAASLDSMVVGEPQILGQVKKAYKTAISVGTTGVLLNRLMHKSFSVAKRVRKHTGIGDNAVSISYAAIELAHKIFADLATKSVMLIGAGEMAELAVEHLLAHQVKQIVVANRTFKNALELARKFNGQAVQYEEREAALADVDIIISSTGATDYVLTRDQVKGIMKKRQHKTLFFIDIAVPRDIDPRINKISNAYVYDIDDLRNIVETNISQREQETIRAQRFVEEALLAFRRWLDELAVVPTIKAINQKMTDIVNLECEKTLAGLPHLSKGDAESIRRMTRAIASRAIHDPILFLRNTGDHRDDSLYLNIARQLFNLDIPDHNY; from the coding sequence ATGTCAAAGATAATTCTGATTGGTGCCAGCCATAAAACCGCGCCTGTGGAGCTCCGGGAGAAACTGTCTTTCTCCCAGGAAGAGATTGAAACGGCTCTGGACTTTATAAAACAGGATTCAGGTATCAAAGAAGGCCTGGTGTTTTCCACCTGCAATCGTCTGGAATTTTTATATATTCCCAAAGCCGGAGATGAGAAACATAACGATAGAATTGATGCCGTTTTGGCATTTATCTCTGAGCTCAAACAGTTACCTGTTTCAGGCTTCAAGTCCTCCTTGTACATCCACACCGATGATGATGCCGTCCGCCATTTGTTTTGTGTGGCGGCAAGCCTTGATTCCATGGTGGTGGGGGAACCCCAGATTCTGGGACAGGTGAAAAAGGCGTATAAAACCGCCATAAGTGTCGGAACCACAGGGGTGTTGCTCAACCGCCTGATGCATAAGTCTTTTTCCGTGGCAAAGCGGGTGAGAAAACATACCGGCATCGGGGATAATGCCGTGTCCATCTCCTATGCCGCCATTGAACTTGCCCATAAAATTTTTGCAGATCTTGCCACCAAAAGTGTTATGCTGATCGGGGCCGGTGAGATGGCCGAACTGGCTGTTGAACACCTTCTGGCCCACCAGGTCAAACAGATCGTGGTGGCCAACCGCACATTTAAAAACGCTTTGGAACTGGCCCGCAAATTCAACGGACAGGCGGTTCAGTACGAGGAACGGGAAGCGGCGCTGGCAGATGTGGATATCATTATCAGTTCCACCGGAGCCACGGATTATGTGCTGACCCGTGACCAGGTGAAGGGCATCATGAAAAAAAGACAGCACAAAACTTTATTTTTCATTGATATTGCCGTACCTAGGGATATTGATCCACGGATCAATAAAATTTCCAATGCCTACGTGTATGATATTGACGATTTGAGAAATATTGTTGAAACAAATATCAGCCAGCGGGAACAGGAGACCATAAGGGCCCAGCGGTTTGTGGAAGAGGCGTTGCTGGCTTTCCGCCGGTGGCTGGATGAACTGGCCGTGGTGCCGACCATCAAGGCCATCAATCAGAAAATGACTGACATTGTGAATCTGGAATGTGAGAAAACCCTGGCCGGGCTGCCCCATTTGTCAAAGGGTGATGCCGAATCCATCCGCAGGATGACCCGGGCCATTGCATCCCGTGCCATCCATGATCCCATTTTATTTTTGCGTAACACCGGTGATCACCGGGACGATTCTTTGTATTTGAATATAGCCCGGCAGTTGTTCAATCTGGACATCCCGGATCACAATTATTGA
- a CDS encoding amidohydrolase family protein: MIIDSHTHLFFQDVVDNRAPFFENEPEFALLYDSPRSKITTLSQLIATMDQHGVDVSVIFGFPWRNPEYAQRNNDAIIEAVNTHPKRLRGLACFDLSWEGAAKEAKRCIDAGLSGVGELAFYMSGIDDRAIRLLEPVMEVLKHKGNLPCMIHTNEPVGHYYPGKSPVTLGQIDNLAQTFSDNKIILAHWGGGIFFYHTMKKKMKERLKNIWYDTAASVFLYDPQIYDMAVKAGVLDKVLFGTDYPLLTPDRYYKDLDRTQLTLEQKRMILGKNARALFPDLL, encoded by the coding sequence GTGATTATCGATTCCCATACCCATCTTTTTTTCCAGGACGTTGTAGACAACAGGGCCCCGTTCTTTGAGAATGAACCGGAATTTGCGCTTTTATACGATTCACCAAGGTCAAAAATTACAACCTTATCCCAACTGATAGCGACCATGGATCAACATGGGGTGGATGTCTCCGTTATTTTCGGATTTCCGTGGCGCAATCCTGAATACGCACAAAGAAACAATGATGCGATCATAGAGGCGGTCAACACCCACCCCAAACGATTGCGGGGTCTGGCTTGTTTTGATCTGTCCTGGGAGGGTGCTGCAAAAGAGGCGAAACGCTGTATTGATGCAGGGCTTTCGGGTGTGGGAGAACTTGCCTTTTACATGTCCGGCATTGATGACCGGGCCATCCGGCTTCTGGAACCTGTGATGGAGGTTCTCAAACATAAGGGCAATTTACCGTGTATGATCCATACCAACGAGCCTGTGGGGCATTACTATCCGGGGAAATCTCCTGTCACCCTTGGACAGATTGATAATCTGGCCCAAACCTTTTCAGACAATAAAATCATTCTTGCCCACTGGGGCGGCGGCATATTCTTTTATCACACCATGAAAAAAAAGATGAAGGAGCGGCTTAAAAACATCTGGTATGACACAGCGGCTTCCGTATTTCTTTATGACCCCCAAATCTATGATATGGCCGTCAAGGCCGGGGTATTGGACAAAGTGTTGTTCGGCACAGATTATCCCCTGCTTACCCCTGACAGGTATTACAAAGACCTTGACCGGACACAACTGACATTAGAACAAAAACGGATGATACTCGGAAAAAATGCCCGGGCATTGTTCCCGGATTTACTGTAA
- a CDS encoding ATP-binding protein: protein MKYHSITFKLLFFIVCAFMLTTFSVLVLSDIQLRRVIDKSQASIYEEKIDGILGLLGSYHQRLKKTELIDVYEQDFKKKAIENIAQVIQNQKYGVELLILDHEGNLVFSPRLLPGTPAPLADISNGKILKADRGNFDYRLNGVDNWCIFKQFAPWQWRIAYTLPLDYKYNDAKTFFNFMLLIMVGISLTATILLSCVVTQFTYPITRLTAISARMAKGDLDQKINLDGKDEIGILAHSFELMRDSIKEKISRLSSLQNYLSNIIDSMPSMLIGVDNHGKVTQWNKTAEQTTGIETLTAQGQPLLEILPRMTSQMPQIFESIQTREVRQKRKNPRHSENGTQYEDVTIYPLIDNGVGGAVIRLDDVTEKVRLEEMMVQSEKMLSVGGLAAGMAHEINNPLASMLQTADVMESRLSKDSKINANIRAAEQAGTSMEAVQSFMESRGIFRMISTINQSGRRVADIVDNMLSFARKEESKISLTVLEHLLDKTLDLAATDYNLKKEYDFKQIRITREYQAGGTPKVPCESSKIQQVLLNIFRNGAQAMQEFGQKKPQFIIRTWFQPEKNQVCMEIRDNGPGMDETIRKRVFEPFYTTKPVGVGTGLGLSVSYFIIKENHDGDIRVESSPGNGTAFIICLPAEI from the coding sequence ATGAAATACCATTCCATAACGTTTAAGCTTCTTTTTTTCATCGTCTGTGCCTTTATGCTGACAACCTTTTCCGTGCTTGTCTTGTCGGACATTCAGTTACGACGAGTGATAGATAAAAGCCAGGCATCTATTTATGAAGAAAAAATCGACGGGATCCTCGGCCTTTTAGGCTCATACCATCAGCGACTGAAAAAGACCGAACTGATCGACGTCTATGAGCAGGACTTCAAAAAAAAAGCAATAGAAAACATAGCCCAAGTTATACAAAACCAGAAATACGGGGTTGAACTACTCATCCTTGACCATGAGGGCAATCTGGTTTTCAGCCCTCGCCTGCTGCCCGGCACTCCAGCACCCCTCGCCGACATATCCAACGGAAAAATTCTAAAAGCGGACCGGGGAAATTTTGACTATAGGTTAAACGGTGTGGACAACTGGTGCATTTTTAAGCAATTTGCACCCTGGCAGTGGCGCATCGCCTACACCCTGCCACTGGATTACAAGTACAACGACGCGAAAACCTTTTTCAACTTTATGCTCCTTATTATGGTGGGCATCAGTCTTACGGCCACCATCCTTCTCTCATGTGTCGTGACCCAGTTTACATACCCCATTACCCGGCTGACAGCTATTTCCGCACGAATGGCCAAAGGAGATCTGGATCAAAAAATAAATCTTGACGGAAAAGATGAAATAGGGATACTGGCCCATTCCTTTGAACTCATGCGGGACTCCATCAAGGAAAAAATATCCCGGTTAAGTAGTCTGCAGAACTATCTGTCCAATATCATTGACTCAATGCCTTCCATGCTCATCGGCGTGGATAACCATGGCAAGGTTACCCAGTGGAACAAGACTGCGGAACAGACCACAGGGATTGAGACTCTCACAGCCCAGGGGCAACCGCTTTTAGAAATACTGCCAAGGATGACGTCACAGATGCCGCAGATCTTCGAAAGCATCCAGACCCGGGAAGTTCGCCAGAAGCGAAAAAACCCAAGGCACTCGGAAAATGGGACCCAATACGAAGACGTCACCATCTATCCTTTGATTGATAACGGTGTGGGAGGTGCGGTAATCCGATTGGACGACGTAACAGAAAAGGTCCGTCTTGAAGAGATGATGGTCCAGTCGGAAAAAATGCTTTCCGTGGGCGGACTTGCCGCCGGTATGGCACATGAAATAAACAATCCATTGGCCAGCATGCTCCAGACAGCCGACGTCATGGAAAGCCGATTGTCAAAGGACTCAAAAATCAATGCCAATATCCGGGCGGCTGAACAGGCCGGCACGTCAATGGAAGCGGTCCAGTCTTTTATGGAATCCCGGGGGATTTTCCGGATGATCAGCACCATTAACCAGTCCGGCCGCAGGGTAGCGGATATTGTGGACAACATGCTTTCCTTTGCCCGCAAAGAGGAGTCCAAAATTTCCTTGACCGTATTGGAACATCTGCTGGATAAAACCCTGGATCTTGCAGCTACCGATTACAATTTAAAAAAAGAGTATGATTTTAAACAGATCAGGATCACCAGAGAATACCAGGCGGGGGGCACCCCCAAGGTGCCCTGTGAAAGCAGCAAAATCCAGCAGGTCCTGCTCAATATTTTCAGAAACGGGGCGCAAGCCATGCAAGAATTCGGACAAAAAAAACCTCAATTCATTATTCGCACCTGGTTTCAACCAGAGAAAAACCAGGTATGCATGGAAATCCGGGACAATGGTCCGGGCATGGACGAAACGATACGCAAACGCGTTTTCGAGCCGTTTTATACCACCAAGCCGGTGGGCGTAGGAACAGGTCTGGGATTGTCTGTATCCTACTTTATTATCAAAGAGAATCATGACGGGGATATCAGAGTGGAGTCAAGCCCTGGGAACGGTACAGCATTTATTATCTGCCTTCCCGCTGAGATATGA
- a CDS encoding tetratricopeptide repeat protein: MKKFCFYLLVMSLFVLSACAQKRPVSMPQSHLPPQSVPEIGGAVPDQNSMPDDSTVGGGGEDQNPLLSAVRPVQRPRPKALARMIKNAENQLKNKQPQRAFSIMEQALYIDGQDPLVWHLMARAQYDQGNVVQAISLAKKSNSLAAAYPDVKAKNAALLRKARGSYN; this comes from the coding sequence ATGAAAAAATTTTGTTTTTATCTTCTCGTTATGTCTCTTTTTGTTTTATCTGCCTGTGCCCAGAAAAGACCTGTTTCAATGCCCCAGTCCCATCTACCCCCTCAATCCGTGCCTGAGATCGGCGGGGCTGTACCAGATCAAAACAGTATGCCCGATGATTCGACGGTTGGGGGGGGAGGCGAAGATCAGAATCCGCTTTTGTCTGCTGTCCGGCCTGTTCAACGCCCCCGCCCCAAGGCACTGGCACGGATGATTAAAAATGCTGAAAATCAACTTAAAAACAAGCAACCCCAACGTGCCTTTTCTATTATGGAGCAGGCATTGTATATTGACGGTCAGGACCCGCTGGTCTGGCACTTGATGGCTAGGGCCCAGTATGACCAGGGAAATGTCGTCCAGGCGATCTCCCTGGCCAAAAAATCCAACAGCCTGGCTGCCGCGTATCCTGACGTCAAGGCCAAAAACGCAGCTCTTCTGCGCAAAGCCCGGGGTTCCTATAACTAA
- the mrcB gene encoding penicillin-binding protein 1B, whose product MKLLRRLVILLLLCACLAVFGYAYLINHQVAERFKDRLWDIPAKVYARPMTLYPGLRLSAKSLGQELDLMGYRKVSTQAQLTVPGTYTRYQGRFVLNCRPFDFGTQRRPMRRIELTISGSRIARLESKGRTTDMAQLDPVLIGQFYPSSMEDRVLVSTEDIPALLKKTIVAVEDKNFYSHYGIDFKSIFRAIVVNIREGRFTQGASTLTQQLAKNFFLSPEKTLKRKISEAFVAAAIERQYTKEEILEAYINEVYLGQDGARAIHGFGLAAQFYFGKSLELLSVEETALLVGMLKGPSVYNPRVRADRATARRNTVLGLMADQGLISDSQLTKSLGSPLGVIPVPRQWRFPFYLDLVKRRLLKEYREKDLKTMGLRIFTPFDPLVQLAAEKGVADFMAGRSSKLEAGVVVTACATNEIQALLGGKEPKYEGFNRALDAKRLIGSLAKPAVYLSALEQPEKYTLVTQINDGPVSLKSGGRRWKPMNYDRKFHGQLPLYQALVHSYNTSTVRLGMDIGLETVFETMGQLGFKPSAPLVPAMLLGSFEMAPVQVAQVYHTLASGGFYTPARVINTVYTPDGEALQRYPLQIEQHLDPGAVFLVDKILQTVVREGTARGLARWLSPNLGIAGKTGTTNDLRDSWFAGFSGNRLAVVWVGRDDNKSTGLTGSSGAMQVFGRLMAQIPNTPLVLTPPENIEWAVINPQTGLRTNNNAPGALAVPFIRGSAPVDSDPDPNPDIVEPTPADPQPGRQPVQKKKPRYLIDWFKDVFK is encoded by the coding sequence ATGAAACTGTTGAGACGGCTGGTCATTTTATTATTGTTGTGTGCATGCTTGGCTGTTTTTGGCTATGCTTATCTGATCAACCATCAGGTGGCCGAGCGGTTCAAAGACCGGTTGTGGGATATACCGGCCAAAGTATATGCACGGCCGATGACCCTGTATCCGGGGTTGCGTTTGTCCGCCAAATCCCTTGGGCAGGAATTGGACCTGATGGGATACCGCAAGGTCTCAACCCAGGCGCAGCTGACCGTTCCGGGTACGTATACCCGTTACCAGGGACGATTTGTTCTCAATTGCAGACCCTTTGATTTCGGCACCCAGCGCCGACCTATGCGTCGCATTGAGCTTACCATTTCCGGCAGCCGCATTGCCCGGCTTGAATCCAAAGGCCGTACCACGGACATGGCACAGCTGGATCCTGTGCTGATTGGGCAGTTTTACCCATCTTCCATGGAAGACCGTGTCCTTGTAAGCACCGAAGATATTCCGGCGTTACTTAAAAAGACCATCGTGGCCGTGGAGGATAAAAATTTTTATTCCCATTACGGTATCGATTTTAAGTCTATTTTTCGAGCGATTGTGGTTAATATCCGGGAGGGCCGGTTTACCCAGGGCGCCAGTACCCTGACCCAGCAACTGGCTAAAAATTTTTTCCTTTCCCCTGAAAAAACACTGAAACGAAAGATCAGCGAAGCCTTTGTCGCAGCCGCCATTGAGCGTCAATACACCAAAGAGGAAATTCTTGAAGCCTATATCAATGAGGTTTACCTGGGGCAGGATGGTGCCAGGGCTATACACGGGTTTGGGCTGGCAGCGCAGTTTTACTTCGGCAAGTCTTTGGAACTGCTCTCTGTCGAAGAAACGGCTTTGTTGGTAGGCATGCTTAAAGGACCGTCTGTCTACAATCCAAGGGTTCGGGCGGACCGTGCCACGGCCCGGCGAAATACCGTACTTGGCCTTATGGCAGACCAGGGTTTGATTTCTGATTCCCAGCTGACAAAATCACTTGGCAGCCCCCTTGGTGTTATACCGGTACCCCGGCAATGGCGGTTTCCTTTTTACCTGGATCTGGTGAAGCGCAGGCTGCTGAAGGAATACCGTGAAAAAGATCTGAAAACCATGGGATTACGCATTTTTACCCCCTTTGATCCGCTGGTGCAACTGGCTGCTGAAAAGGGGGTGGCCGATTTCATGGCGGGCAGAAGTTCAAAGCTTGAAGCCGGTGTGGTGGTAACCGCCTGTGCCACCAATGAGATCCAGGCGCTTTTGGGAGGCAAGGAACCTAAATATGAAGGGTTTAACCGTGCCTTAGATGCAAAGCGTCTTATTGGGTCGCTGGCCAAGCCCGCGGTATATCTTTCAGCATTGGAACAGCCTGAAAAATATACCCTGGTGACCCAGATTAATGACGGACCTGTGTCATTGAAAAGTGGCGGCCGCCGTTGGAAGCCAATGAATTATGACAGAAAATTTCATGGGCAGTTGCCCCTGTACCAGGCTCTGGTCCACTCATACAATACGTCCACGGTCCGGCTGGGCATGGATATTGGGCTGGAAACGGTTTTTGAGACCATGGGGCAGTTGGGATTTAAACCTTCTGCTCCGCTCGTGCCTGCAATGCTTCTGGGCAGTTTTGAGATGGCCCCGGTTCAGGTGGCCCAGGTTTACCACACCCTGGCCTCGGGAGGCTTTTACACCCCGGCCCGGGTCATAAACACCGTGTACACCCCTGACGGAGAGGCGCTTCAGCGCTATCCTTTGCAGATTGAACAGCACCTGGATCCGGGTGCCGTCTTTCTGGTGGACAAAATACTGCAGACCGTGGTCCGGGAAGGTACGGCAAGAGGTTTGGCCAGATGGCTTTCCCCGAATCTGGGCATTGCCGGAAAGACCGGTACCACAAATGATCTGCGGGATTCATGGTTTGCCGGATTTTCCGGAAATCGTCTGGCCGTGGTCTGGGTAGGCAGGGATGACAATAAGTCCACAGGACTAACCGGATCTTCCGGTGCCATGCAGGTCTTTGGGCGGCTGATGGCCCAGATTCCCAACACACCTCTGGTTTTGACCCCGCCGGAAAATATTGAGTGGGCGGTTATCAATCCCCAAACCGGACTTCGTACTAACAACAATGCGCCCGGTGCCCTTGCCGTGCCTTTTATCCGCGGTTCTGCCCCTGTTGATTCTGATCCCGACCCAAATCCTGATATCGTTGAGCCGACTCCGGCGGATCCTCAGCCCGGCAGACAACCGGTGCAGAAAAAAAAGCCGCGATATCTTATTGACTGGTTCAAGGATGTGTTCAAATGA